A window of Desulfobacterales bacterium contains these coding sequences:
- a CDS encoding ORF6N domain-containing protein, with amino-acid sequence MSEMISSEAIASKIYLIRGVRVMLDRDLAELYGVETKVLKQAVRRNIDRFPSDFMFEMSKEEFTNLRSQIVTSSWGGARYKPFAFTEQGVAMLSSVLNSDRAIKVNIEIMRTFTKIRHMISASEELKQEVKELRKQTDERFQVVFEVLDQLLNPESEPKKKIGFTVKEKVSNYFSTTG; translated from the coding sequence ATGTCGGAAATGATTTCATCTGAAGCGATTGCTTCGAAAATCTATCTCATCCGCGGTGTCCGAGTCATGCTCGACAGAGACCTTGCCGAACTATACGGGGTCGAAACAAAAGTATTGAAACAGGCGGTCAGAAGAAATATCGATCGATTCCCTTCTGATTTCATGTTCGAGATGAGCAAAGAGGAATTTACCAACTTGAGGTCACAAATTGTGACCTCAAGTTGGGGCGGCGCAAGATATAAACCTTTCGCTTTCACAGAACAAGGGGTTGCCATGCTTTCAAGCGTTTTAAATAGTGATCGGGCCATCAAGGTCAATATAGAAATCATGCGGACCTTTACGAAAATCCGTCACATGATTTCAGCCAGTGAAGAACTGAAGCAGGAAGTTAAAGAATTACGCAAACAGACGGATGAGCGGTTTCAGGTGGTATTCGAAGTGCTGGACCAACTGCTGAACCCGGAAAGCGAGCCGAAAAAGAAAATCGGGTTTACGGTGAAGGAAAAAGTCAGCAATTATTTTTCAACAACGGGATAG
- a CDS encoding DUF1573 domain-containing protein, producing the protein MNSNFRSIVFKTGLISILLCFLAVSAAAEQTAPKAVAPAESYQFGTVLEGNDVIHDFVIQNTGDAPLDIENVRTGUGCTTVSYTRQIPPGGEGKIRVKVSTKGYGGRELKKSARVITNDPENKEIRLWVRGEVEKFATVKPKRVILTGSTEETIEQTVTIIPETKEAFRILKVSAMKGTEITHELKETKVSGKPAYELKITNIKDTPGRYYDRITLLTSRDDHAPISVVVTGDIREKAGDAQ; encoded by the coding sequence ATGAACAGTAATTTCAGATCAATTGTTTTTAAAACCGGCCTCATCAGCATCCTTCTGTGCTTTCTGGCGGTTTCGGCCGCAGCGGAGCAGACCGCGCCAAAGGCGGTGGCCCCCGCAGAAAGCTATCAATTCGGCACCGTGCTGGAGGGAAACGATGTGATCCATGATTTTGTTATCCAAAATACGGGGGATGCCCCCCTGGATATCGAAAACGTGCGCACCGGGTGAGGCTGCACCACGGTCTCTTATACGAGACAGATCCCTCCCGGTGGTGAGGGAAAAATAAGAGTCAAAGTCAGCACCAAGGGCTACGGGGGCCGGGAACTGAAAAAAAGCGCCCGGGTGATTACCAATGATCCGGAAAATAAGGAAATTCGCTTATGGGTCCGGGGTGAGGTCGAAAAATTCGCCACCGTTAAGCCAAAGCGCGTTATCTTAACCGGCAGTACAGAAGAGACCATCGAGCAGACGGTCACCATTATTCCGGAAACCAAAGAGGCTTTCAGAATACTAAAGGTCTCGGCCATGAAAGGCACCGAGATCACGCATGAACTAAAGGAAACCAAAGTTTCCGGCAAACCGGCCTATGAGCTCAAAATTACCAATATCAAGGATACGCCCGGCCGATACTATGACCGGATTACGCTTTTAACCAGCAGAGACGATCATGCCCCCATATCCGTTGTTGTCACCGGCGATATCCGGGAAAAGGCCGGGGACGCCCAGTAG
- the polA gene encoding DNA polymerase I, giving the protein MTDKQTIYLIDGTAYIHRAFHAIRGLSNSTGLPTNAAYGFARMLIKLIHDRSPAYAAMFFDSKAPTFRHEIYADYKANRPPMAEEMAIQIPYIKAITEGFNIPIIEQEGYEADDLIGTYARIAEEGGFFVIMVTGDKDFVQLITENCIIWDPMKDIHIDRESVRETYGIQPPQMVDVLGLAGDSSDNIPGVPGVGQKTALNLLKTYTDMADLYERIDTLKSPKQREKLLANKEQAFLSRDLAAIRIDARLPYDLEAFKRRPEDPQKLGRLFQELEFRQLQKDYPAEAEEKAHVYQAIRDEAALADLIAALRASEIFAIDTETTDLNPMAAELVGISVALEPHQAFYIPCAHVGEGAEHQMDRQTVLERLRPVLEDETIHKIGQNIKYDWMVFRRCGVYPAGVVFDTMVASYLINPGKRVHNLDQIALDYLGHKMISYQEAVREGDHTLDCFDQVAIEKATEYAGEDADVTLQAHHIFRPMLAEAGLMPLFEKVEMPLIRVLMKMEETGIRVDKDRLREFSKDLAAQLEQTEAAIYVQAGEEFNINSSQQLGRILFEKLKLPTQKKTKKKTGYSTDVDVLTALSERHELPALILHHRSLAKLKSTYVDALFDLINPETARIHTSYNQTVTATGRLSSSNPNLQNIPIRTEAGRDVRRAFIPRDGWSFVSLDYSQVELRLLAHYSDDQILIESFQADEDVHTRTAAEVFHADPVSVTSELRRQAKVINFGIIYGMGAYSLSRELGISHKMAQTIIDQYFTRYAGVKRFIDETIESARRTKQVSTELGRIRFLPDIDSQNKNFRAFAERTAVNTRIQGTAADLIKLAMIRADQFLTDQELRSAMLLTVHDELVFEVPPDELMSVQTGVKEIMETIWSFKVPLKVNGSVGSDWAEAH; this is encoded by the coding sequence ATGACGGATAAACAGACCATATATCTGATTGACGGCACCGCCTACATCCACCGGGCGTTTCATGCCATCCGCGGTCTTTCCAACTCCACCGGTCTGCCCACGAATGCGGCTTACGGCTTTGCCCGCATGCTGATCAAGCTTATCCATGACCGAAGTCCCGCCTATGCGGCCATGTTTTTTGACAGCAAGGCCCCGACCTTCCGCCATGAGATCTATGCGGACTACAAGGCCAACCGGCCGCCCATGGCCGAGGAAATGGCGATTCAGATTCCCTATATCAAGGCCATTACCGAGGGCTTTAACATCCCGATTATTGAACAGGAAGGCTATGAGGCCGATGACCTGATCGGCACCTATGCCCGGATCGCTGAAGAGGGCGGCTTTTTTGTGATCATGGTGACCGGGGATAAGGATTTTGTTCAACTGATCACGGAAAACTGCATTATCTGGGACCCCATGAAGGATATCCATATTGACCGCGAAAGCGTCCGGGAGACTTACGGCATTCAGCCCCCTCAAATGGTGGATGTGCTGGGGCTTGCCGGGGACAGCTCGGACAACATTCCCGGGGTGCCGGGCGTCGGTCAGAAAACCGCCCTGAATCTGCTGAAAACCTATACGGATATGGCGGACCTGTATGAACGGATCGACACCCTCAAATCCCCCAAACAGCGGGAAAAGCTTCTGGCCAACAAAGAGCAGGCGTTTTTGAGCCGCGATCTGGCCGCCATCCGAATCGATGCCCGGCTTCCCTATGACCTTGAAGCCTTCAAGCGCCGGCCGGAGGACCCCCAGAAGCTGGGCCGGCTGTTCCAGGAGCTTGAGTTCCGGCAGCTCCAGAAGGATTATCCGGCCGAGGCCGAGGAGAAGGCGCATGTCTATCAGGCCATCCGGGATGAAGCCGCTTTGGCCGATTTAATCGCCGCGTTAAGGGCCTCGGAAATTTTTGCCATTGACACGGAAACCACGGATTTAAATCCCATGGCTGCCGAACTGGTGGGCATTTCCGTGGCCCTTGAGCCGCATCAGGCGTTCTATATCCCGTGCGCCCATGTGGGTGAAGGGGCGGAGCATCAGATGGACCGGCAGACCGTGCTTGAGCGTTTAAGGCCGGTGCTGGAAGATGAAACGATCCACAAAATCGGCCAGAACATCAAGTATGACTGGATGGTATTCAGGCGCTGCGGGGTGTATCCGGCCGGCGTGGTGTTTGACACCATGGTGGCCTCCTACCTCATCAATCCGGGCAAACGCGTGCATAACCTGGACCAGATCGCCCTGGATTACCTGGGGCATAAAATGATTTCCTACCAGGAGGCGGTCCGTGAGGGCGATCATACCCTGGACTGTTTTGACCAGGTGGCCATCGAAAAGGCCACTGAATATGCCGGCGAAGACGCGGATGTCACCCTTCAGGCCCACCATATCTTCCGGCCCATGCTGGCGGAAGCCGGCCTGATGCCCCTGTTTGAAAAGGTTGAGATGCCTTTGATCCGGGTGCTGATGAAAATGGAGGAGACCGGCATCCGGGTGGACAAGGACCGGCTCCGGGAGTTCTCCAAGGATCTGGCCGCCCAGCTTGAGCAGACCGAGGCGGCCATATATGTGCAGGCGGGCGAGGAATTTAATATCAACTCCTCCCAGCAGCTGGGCCGGATTTTGTTTGAAAAACTAAAGCTGCCCACCCAAAAGAAAACCAAGAAAAAGACCGGCTACTCAACGGATGTGGATGTGCTGACCGCGCTTTCCGAACGCCATGAGCTGCCGGCTTTGATTCTTCATCACCGCTCGCTCGCAAAGTTAAAATCTACGTATGTGGATGCCCTGTTTGATCTGATAAACCCGGAAACCGCGAGGATTCATACCTCATACAACCAGACCGTCACCGCCACCGGAAGGCTTTCTTCATCAAACCCCAATCTGCAGAACATCCCCATCCGCACCGAGGCGGGCCGGGACGTGCGCCGGGCCTTCATCCCCAGGGATGGCTGGTCATTTGTCTCCCTGGATTACTCCCAGGTGGAACTGCGGCTTCTGGCCCATTACTCGGATGATCAGATTTTAATTGAATCCTTTCAGGCGGACGAGGATGTGCATACCCGGACTGCAGCCGAGGTGTTTCATGCGGACCCTGTTTCGGTCACCAGCGAGCTCAGGCGGCAGGCCAAGGTCATTAATTTCGGCATCATTTACGGCATGGGCGCCTACAGTTTATCCAGGGAACTCGGTATCAGCCATAAAATGGCCCAAACCATCATTGACCAGTATTTTACGCGGTATGCCGGGGTCAAGCGCTTTATTGACGAAACCATCGAGTCCGCCCGCCGGACAAAACAGGTGTCCACCGAGCTGGGGCGCATCCGTTTTTTGCCGGATATTGACAGCCAGAACAAGAACTTCCGCGCTTTTGCCGAAAGAACCGCCGTGAATACACGAATTCAGGGAACCGCCGCGGATCTGATCAAGCTGGCCATGATCCGGGCGGATCAGTTTTTAACCGATCAGGAGCTGCGCTCGGCCATGCTGCTGACCGTACATGATGAGCTGGTATTCGAGGTGCCGCCGGATGAACTGATGAGCGTCCAAACCGGGGTAAAAGAAATCATGGAGACCATCTGGTCCTTTAAGGTGCCGCTCAAGGTCAATGGGAGCGTGGGCAGCGACTGGGCGGAGGCCCATTAG
- a CDS encoding type II toxin-antitoxin system CcdA family antitoxin: MKVVNFYNTNAPKKAANLSINSDLLMKAKELHINLSNVLENHLIEMLAEAKQHEWKKENRDAIEAYNHRIQTKGVFSEGLKKF, translated from the coding sequence ATGAAAGTAGTTAATTTTTATAACACCAACGCGCCAAAAAAGGCTGCCAATCTCAGCATCAACAGCGATCTTCTCATGAAGGCAAAAGAGCTCCATATAAACCTTTCAAATGTTCTGGAAAATCATCTTATAGAAATGCTGGCCGAGGCAAAACAGCATGAATGGAAGAAAGAGAATCGAGATGCAATTGAGGCCTACAATCATCGCATCCAGACAAAAGGTGTTTTCAGTGAAGGCTTGAAGAAATTTTGA
- a CDS encoding CRISPR-associated endonuclease Cas1 translates to MQLVINTPGTFVTQKDGIFRLKQEEKKFDVSPRKVESILLTNKAMLSTQAVNLALGTQCRAYLFTGRKITSSIFSPSARELSAGFKYGDRALAGNW, encoded by the coding sequence ATGCAGCTTGTCATAAATACACCCGGGACTTTCGTAACTCAAAAAGACGGGATTTTCAGGCTGAAGCAGGAAGAAAAGAAGTTCGACGTATCCCCCCGAAAAGTCGAATCCATTCTCTTGACTAACAAGGCCATGCTCTCCACCCAGGCCGTCAACCTCGCCCTTGGAACACAGTGTAGGGCGTACCTGTTTACCGGCAGAAAAATAACATCGTCTATCTTTTCCCCTTCTGCCAGAGAGCTTTCCGCCGGATTTAAGTACGGGGACAGGGCTTTGGCCGGGAATTGGTGA
- a CDS encoding CcdB family protein, translating to MAQFDVYGNSNPETNQEIPYLLDVQADLLDTLATRVVVPLINASAAGKPLRHLNPEFTVNETLVIMSTSELAGISVQSMGQKAGTLKDRRDEIIAALDFLLTGF from the coding sequence ATGGCTCAATTCGATGTGTATGGAAATTCCAACCCGGAAACAAATCAAGAAATTCCTTATTTGCTCGATGTTCAGGCCGACTTGCTCGATACGCTGGCAACACGAGTGGTTGTGCCTCTTATAAATGCCTCGGCTGCGGGAAAACCTCTCCGGCATCTCAATCCCGAATTCACGGTCAATGAAACCCTGGTTATTATGTCTACCTCCGAGTTAGCCGGTATTTCGGTCCAATCAATGGGGCAAAAGGCGGGCACCCTTAAAGATCGGCGCGATGAGATAATTGCAGCACTTGATTTTTTACTCACCGGCTTCTGA
- a CDS encoding conjugal transfer protein TraB, producing MAYKQEEMVLKTVKEIVVKFIEVGNISPASFHDHFRNIYKTVDAAVKDAERRPASKEEGGGD from the coding sequence ATGGCCTATAAACAGGAAGAGATGGTCTTGAAAACCGTAAAGGAGATCGTGGTCAAATTCATTGAAGTGGGCAATATCTCGCCGGCCAGCTTCCACGACCATTTCCGAAATATCTATAAGACCGTGGATGCGGCGGTAAAGGACGCGGAGCGACGGCCCGCATCAAAAGAGGAGGGCGGCGGCGACTAA
- a CDS encoding methionyl aminopeptidase, giving the protein MLRNEGKKIGRNDPCPCGSGKKYKKCCMNAETPRPVDYKKLYADKYNIRLKSEKDIEQIRTCGKLVLETLDLVEAQIKPGVTTDELNTLAHEYAVKHGAVPAPLNYRGFPKSICTSVNEVICHGIPGDYKLKNGDILNVDVTHCLNGFYADANKTYFVGEPGPAAKKIVSVAAQSLKSAMEMLAPGNHVGDIGWAIQKYAESAGCSVVREFVGHGVGYEFHEPPQVPHYGKKGNGIMLVPNMVFTVEPMINLGKADLFIADDQWTAITADRKLSAQFEQTFVITDEGFESLTPFGL; this is encoded by the coding sequence ATGCTCAGAAACGAGGGAAAAAAAATCGGCCGGAACGACCCCTGTCCCTGCGGCAGCGGCAAGAAATACAAAAAATGCTGCATGAATGCCGAAACCCCGCGGCCGGTGGATTATAAAAAATTATATGCGGATAAATACAATATCCGGCTCAAAAGCGAAAAGGATATCGAACAGATAAGAACCTGCGGCAAACTCGTGCTTGAAACCCTGGATCTGGTCGAAGCCCAAATCAAGCCCGGAGTTACAACCGATGAATTAAACACCCTGGCCCATGAGTATGCGGTAAAACACGGCGCTGTGCCCGCCCCCTTAAATTACCGGGGCTTTCCTAAAAGCATCTGCACATCGGTCAATGAAGTGATCTGCCACGGCATCCCCGGCGACTATAAGTTAAAAAACGGCGATATCCTGAATGTGGATGTCACCCACTGCCTGAACGGATTTTATGCGGATGCCAATAAGACCTATTTTGTGGGCGAGCCCGGGCCGGCGGCCAAAAAAATCGTCAGCGTGGCTGCGCAAAGCCTTAAATCCGCCATGGAGATGCTTGCGCCCGGCAACCACGTCGGCGACATCGGCTGGGCGATCCAGAAATATGCGGAAAGCGCAGGGTGTTCCGTGGTTCGCGAATTCGTCGGCCACGGGGTGGGGTATGAATTTCACGAACCCCCCCAGGTCCCGCATTACGGCAAAAAAGGAAACGGCATCATGCTGGTGCCCAACATGGTTTTTACCGTGGAACCCATGATCAACCTCGGAAAAGCCGATCTGTTCATCGCAGACGATCAATGGACCGCCATTACCGCAGACCGCAAGCTCTCCGCCCAGTTCGAACAGACCTTTGTGATCACCGACGAGGGCTTTGAAAGCCTGACCCCGTTTGGCCTTTAA
- a CDS encoding HAD-IA family hydrolase has translation MGSVRILTFDCDGVLFDTEAANKAFYNQILAHLNRPPMTEAQFAYAQMQTVDQALANLFPDAESYENAQAYRKATGYGPFIPHMEMEPDLIDVLEKYSSVLTLAVATNRSDTMGRVLEVHGIAHYFDLVVTALDVDHPKPHPDSLLKVLAHFDAAPAEMLYVGDSTVDAQAAFAAGVPFAAYGNSEIPGDYHIRRLSELDGILMPQADRVGSNDG, from the coding sequence ATGGGTAGCGTCCGGATTTTAACATTTGACTGCGACGGGGTGTTGTTCGATACAGAGGCCGCCAATAAGGCCTTTTACAATCAAATACTGGCCCATTTGAACCGGCCGCCCATGACCGAGGCGCAATTCGCCTATGCCCAGATGCAGACGGTGGATCAGGCCCTGGCCAATCTTTTTCCGGATGCCGAATCCTACGAAAACGCCCAGGCATACCGGAAAGCGACCGGCTATGGGCCGTTTATCCCCCATATGGAAATGGAACCGGATCTGATTGACGTGCTGGAGAAATACAGTTCGGTTTTGACCCTGGCTGTGGCCACGAACCGTTCGGACACCATGGGCCGGGTGCTGGAAGTCCATGGTATTGCCCATTATTTTGATCTGGTGGTCACCGCCCTGGATGTGGATCACCCCAAGCCGCATCCCGATTCCCTTCTTAAAGTCCTGGCCCATTTTGACGCCGCACCGGCGGAAATGCTGTATGTAGGGGATTCAACGGTTGACGCCCAGGCGGCTTTTGCGGCCGGGGTGCCGTTTGCGGCATACGGCAACTCCGAAATCCCCGGTGATTACCATATCCGCCGGCTTTCCGAACTGGACGGCATTCTCATGCCGCAGGCAGATCGTGTCGGGTCAAATGACGGATAA